One segment of Cydia fagiglandana chromosome 12, ilCydFagi1.1, whole genome shotgun sequence DNA contains the following:
- the LOC134669375 gene encoding proteasome subunit beta type-3, which produces MSILAYNGGAVVAMKGQDCVAIATDKRYGIQAQTVSTNFPKVQRMGPTLFVGLPGLATDTQTVFQRLKFRMNLYELKENRVMSPKTFSAMLSNLLYERRFGPYFIEPVIAGLDPYTSKPYVCNMDVIGCPNEPEDFAVSGTCAEQLYGMCEALWEPNLKPDELFETISQALVNAADRDAISGWGAVVYIIEKDKITEKHVKTRMD; this is translated from the exons atg TCGATTTTGGCGTACAACGGAGGTGCTGTAGTAGCGATGAAGGGGCAGGACTGCGTGGCCATCGCCACAGACAAGCGCTACGGTATCCAGGCACAGACCGTATCCACAAACTTCCCGAAGGTGCAGCGGATGGGCCCCACACTGTTTGTGGGCCTGCCGGGGCTTGCTACTGACACACAGACCGTGTTTCAGAGGCTAAAGTTTag AATGAACCTGTACGAGCTGAAAGAGAACAGGGTAATGAGCCCCAAAACATTCTCCGCCATGCTGTCCAACCTGCTGTACGAGAGGCGCTTCGGGCCCTACTTCATCGAACCTGTCATTGCCGGACTGGACCCCTACACTTCCAAACCTTATGTGTGCAATATGGATGTG attggttgcccgaatgAGCCGGAAGATTTCGCAGTGTCGGGTACTTGCGCGGAGCAGCTGTATGGTATGTGTGAAGCCCTGTGGGAACCCAACCTCAAGCCGGATGAGCTGTTTGAGACCATCTCACAG GCGCTGGTGAACGCGGCGGATCGCGACGCCATCTCAGGCTGGGGCGCTGTCGTATACATCATCGAAAAGGACAAGATTACCGAGAAGCACGTCAAGACGAGGATGGACTAG
- the LOC134669377 gene encoding beta-ureidopropionase-like, whose translation MEPNRTVDSLMKQYLPKEQLKEFNRIYYGREDHCELNLKKSTSQAGEENNVEIAAYSFNAAKEETRKPRLVKLGLIQHSIVLTTNTSIKEQRQAIFAKIENIIKIAAGEGVKILCLQETWSMPFFLCTREKDRWSEFAESAETGPTITFISELARKHGMVIISPILEKDDNGVWWNAAVVIDENGSVMGKHRKNHLPSVGSFSETSYYSPGDSGHPVFETTFGKIAINICYGRHQALNWLMFALNGAEIVFNPCATISAFGESFWGIEARNAAIANSYFTCSINRVGTEEFTLQDGTNKVTRSYYGSSYVTAPNGCRTPSLSREKDGLLIAEIDLNLCRQIKDHWSFNMTARLDMYADELRKINS comes from the coding sequence ATGGAACCAAATCGGACTGTTGACAGTTTAATGAAGCAATATTTACCTAAAGAGCAATTGAAGGAATTCAACAGAATATACTACGGCAGAGAAGATCATTGCgaattaaatttaaagaaatcgACAAGTCAAGCCGGTGAAGAAAATAATGTCGAGATTGCGGCGTACTCTTTCAATGCTGCAAAAGAAGAAACCAGAAAACCGAGGTTAGTGAAACTGGGTTTAATCCAACATTCAattgttttgacaacaaacaCCTCGATTAAGGAGCAAAGACAGGCAATTTTCgctaaaattgaaaatattataaaaatagcgGCAGGAGAAGGAGTCAAGATTCTTTGCTTGCAAGAGACATGGTCAATGCCTTTCTTTCTATGTACGAGAGAGAAGGATAGATGGTCAGAATTTGCGGAATCAGCTGAAACAGGACCAACTATCACGTTTATTTCTGAACTAGCAAGGAAACATGGAATGGTCATAATATCACCTATTCTAGAAAAGGATGATAACGGAGTGTGGTGGAATGCAGCCGTAGTTATTGACGAAAATGGCTCAGTGATGGGCAAACACCGTAAGAACCATTTGCCAAGCGTAGGCAGCTTTAGTGAAACGTCGTATTATTCACCAGGTGACAGCGGCCATCCAGTTTTCGAAACCACATTTGGAAAAATTGCCATTAATATTTGCTACGGACGCCATCAAGCTTTAAACTGGCTCATGTTTGCTTTAAATGGCGCTGAAATTGTCTTCAATCCATGTGCAACGATATCAGCATTTGGTGAGTCTTTTTGGGGAATTGAGGCCCGAAATGCTGCTATAGCAAACAGTTACTTCACATGCAGCATTAACAGAGTTGGAACAGAAGAATTTACTCTCCAAGATGGAACAAATAAAGTGACTAGAAGTTACTATGGATCCAGTTATGTAACTGCACCTAATGGATGTAGAACTCCGAGCCTATCAAGGGAAAAAGATGGCCTTTTGATTGCAGAAATAGATTTAAACCTATGCAGACAGATAAAAGACCATTGGAGTTTTAATATGACCGCAAGATTGGATATGTATGCTGATGAATTGCGTAAAATAAACTCTTAA
- the LOC134669378 gene encoding beta-ureidopropionase-like translates to MDGETLSLEAIINNNLSGRDLDEFNRIYYGRKDHLEVKLKETSIAAAKDANFEVAAYAFPAKQEQTRAPRIVKVGIIQHSIAIPTDRPILEQKKAIFDKVKKIIDVAGQEGVNIICFQELWNMPFAFCTREKQPWCEFAESAEHGETTRFLRELAVKYSMVIVSSILERDEKHADILWNTAVVISDSGNVIGKQRKNHIPRVGDFNESNYYMEGNSGHPVFATRYGKIAINICFDRHHVLNWMMFGQNGAEIVFNPSATIAAEAGSEYMWNIEARNAAITNCYFTAAINRVGYEEFPNEFTSADGKPAHKDLGLFYGSSYFTGPDGVRCPGLSRTRDGLLIGVLDLNQNRQIKDRRCYYMTQRLDMYVNSLSKVLDLDYKPQVVHEHDSEK, encoded by the coding sequence ATGGACGGCGAAACTCTCAGCTTGGAAGCCATCATCAACAACAACCTCAGCGGCCGAGACCTTGACGAGTTTAACAGAATCTACTACGGCAGAAAGGACCATCTTGAAGTCAAGCTAAAGGAGACTTCCATCGCCGCCGCCAAGGATGCCAACTTCGAAGTCGCCGCCTACGCCTTCCCGGCCAAGCAGGAACAAACTCGCGCCCCCAGGATCGTAAAAGTTGGTATCATCCAACACTCCATTGCTATTCCGACCGACCGTCCTATCCTCGAACAGAAAAAAGCTATCTTTGACAAAGTTAAGAAGATTATCGACGTCGCCGGCCAGGAGGGCGTGAACATCATCTGCTTCCAAGAGCTATGGAACATGCCGTTCGCTTTCTGCACTCGCGAGAAGCAGCCGTGGTGCGAGTTCGCCGAATCAGCCGAGCATGGTGAAACCACGAGGTTCCTTCGCGAGCTGGCCGTCAAGTACTCGATGGTGATCGTCTCTTCTATCCTCGAGAGAGATGAGAAGCACGCAGACATCCTGTGGAACACCGCCGTCGTCATCAGCGATTCAGGCAACGTGATCGGCAAGCAGCGCAAGAACCACATCCCGAGGGTGGGAGATTTCAACGAATCGAACTACTACATGGAAGGTAACTCCGGGCATCCTGTGTTCGCGACTCGCTACGGTAAAATCGCTATTAACATTTGCTTCGACCGCCACCACGTCCTGAACTGGATGATGTTCGGTCAGAACGGAGCCGAGATCGTGTTTAATCCGTCGGCCACGATAGCCGCTGAGGCAGGTAGCGAGTACATGTGGAATATTGAAGCGAGGAACGCCGCTATAACTAACTGCTACTTCACCGCTGCGATCAACCGTGTTGGCTACGAAGAGTTCCCTAATGAGTTCACGTCAGCTGACGGGAAGCCTGCTCACAAAGACTTGGGGTTGTTCTACGGTTCGAGCTACTTCACGGGTCCTGATGGCGTGAGGTGTCCGGGTCTGTCGCGTACGAGGGACGGTCTGCTGATCGGAGTGCTGGACTTGAACCAGAACAGGCAGATCAAGGACAGACGCTGCTACTACATGACCCAACGCCTGGACATGTACGTGAACAGCCTCAGCAAAGTCCTGGACCTGGACTACAAGCCGCAAGTCGTACATGAGCATGATTCCGAGAAGTGA